The following proteins come from a genomic window of Candidatus Bipolaricaulis sibiricus:
- a CDS encoding elongation factor G, translating into MRQAHSVCFVGHSGSGKTALAEAMLRVAGTTGDIALDRTPEEKNRKQSIDLSVGACTWQGKRIDLIVTPGLGEFVEEIYKGVEAADVVVLVVNAEKPVEVMTEQAWDIRRAAGRPAVVFVNMLDKPLADPDTALATVRTALDGTFLPLQLAVREGDAFLGVVDLFTGNVTSGKFTPSADARSRLEELRAEVVEEAATCDDALLEKVLGDEKTSREEVLAAVRTGMLAGRLVPVLWGSVAQGHGVRELLDALHFLFPDGGDDPTARLRVFSLALDPYLGRLAYVKVMSGAVRDGDVLFNLSTKDKVQVRDVYAFAGTKLEKAGQALAGSIAALGKLDGVELGATLATDPAGEPEPPIPFPKPVFIRAMAARTQAEEEKVGTALRDLVMTKATLTFQRDPVTKEGLVAGMGDVQLDVLAERLRNKYGVEVHYKVPKVPYRETIRKTSSAMYRHKKQTGGHGQFGEVHLRIDPLPRGSGFEFADEIKGGVIPQQFIPGVEKGVREALEEGVLAGFPVVDVRAAVYYGTYHEVDSSELSFKIAARTAFKMAAENAEPALLEPIMALSVTAPDTFTGDIISDLTSRRGRILGMEAEGGRTTIRVEVPMAETLSYALDLKALTQGRATFQMAPARYDFVPAQLQERLLAQLRAAANES; encoded by the coding sequence ATGAGACAAGCCCACAGTGTGTGTTTCGTCGGCCACTCCGGCTCGGGGAAGACCGCGCTCGCGGAGGCGATGCTCCGCGTGGCAGGCACCACCGGAGACATCGCCCTCGACAGGACGCCCGAGGAGAAGAATCGCAAGCAGTCCATTGACCTCTCCGTTGGCGCCTGCACGTGGCAGGGGAAGCGGATCGATCTCATCGTGACCCCTGGCCTGGGGGAGTTCGTGGAGGAGATCTACAAGGGCGTTGAGGCGGCCGATGTCGTTGTCCTGGTCGTGAACGCGGAGAAGCCGGTTGAGGTAATGACGGAGCAAGCGTGGGACATCCGCCGCGCTGCCGGCCGCCCGGCGGTCGTGTTCGTCAACATGCTCGACAAACCCCTCGCGGATCCAGACACCGCGTTGGCGACCGTTCGCACAGCGCTCGATGGGACGTTCCTCCCCCTTCAGCTCGCGGTCCGCGAAGGCGACGCGTTCCTTGGCGTAGTGGACCTGTTCACCGGAAACGTCACATCCGGCAAGTTCACACCCTCCGCCGACGCGAGGTCCCGCCTTGAGGAGCTGCGCGCGGAGGTTGTCGAGGAAGCAGCAACGTGCGATGACGCCCTGTTGGAGAAGGTCCTCGGTGACGAGAAGACATCACGGGAAGAGGTCCTGGCTGCGGTACGAACCGGCATGCTCGCCGGTCGTCTCGTGCCGGTCCTGTGGGGCTCGGTTGCCCAAGGGCACGGGGTGCGAGAGCTCCTCGATGCCCTTCACTTCCTGTTCCCCGATGGTGGCGACGACCCGACGGCACGGCTCCGCGTGTTCTCGTTGGCCCTGGACCCGTACCTCGGCCGGCTCGCATACGTGAAGGTGATGAGCGGTGCCGTGCGCGATGGCGATGTCCTGTTCAACCTCTCTACGAAGGACAAGGTGCAGGTCCGCGACGTGTATGCGTTCGCCGGGACGAAGCTAGAGAAGGCGGGCCAGGCGTTGGCTGGGAGCATCGCCGCGCTCGGGAAGCTCGACGGTGTCGAGCTGGGTGCAACCTTGGCCACTGATCCTGCCGGCGAGCCAGAGCCCCCGATCCCGTTCCCGAAGCCGGTGTTCATCCGAGCGATGGCCGCAAGGACGCAGGCCGAGGAGGAGAAGGTAGGCACGGCGCTCCGCGACCTCGTGATGACCAAGGCCACACTTACCTTCCAGCGCGACCCGGTGACAAAGGAGGGGCTCGTCGCGGGGATGGGCGACGTCCAGCTCGACGTGCTCGCAGAGCGGCTGCGCAACAAGTACGGAGTCGAGGTTCACTACAAGGTGCCCAAGGTTCCGTACCGGGAGACGATCCGCAAGACGTCCAGTGCGATGTACCGCCACAAGAAGCAGACCGGCGGACACGGGCAGTTCGGGGAGGTCCATCTGCGCATCGACCCCTTGCCCCGTGGATCTGGGTTTGAGTTCGCAGACGAGATCAAGGGCGGCGTGATCCCGCAACAGTTCATCCCCGGCGTGGAGAAAGGCGTGCGCGAAGCCCTCGAAGAGGGCGTCCTCGCCGGATTCCCAGTGGTGGATGTACGGGCCGCTGTGTACTACGGCACGTACCACGAGGTCGATTCGTCTGAGCTGTCCTTCAAGATCGCCGCTCGCACCGCGTTCAAGATGGCGGCCGAGAACGCCGAGCCCGCCCTGCTCGAGCCGATCATGGCCCTCAGCGTGACCGCCCCCGACACGTTCACGGGGGATATCATCTCTGACCTTACATCCCGGCGCGGACGGATCCTGGGGATGGAAGCCGAGGGGGGCCGAACCACGATCCGGGTTGAGGTCCCAATGGCAGAGACCCTGTCCTATGCTCTTGATCTGAAGGCGCTCACCCAAGGCCGGGCAACGTTCCAGATGGCCCCGGCCCGCTACGACTTCGTTCCGGCACAGCTCCAAGAGCGCTTGCTCGCTCAGCTGCGGGCGGCCGCCAATGAGAGTTAG
- a CDS encoding UPF0047 protein Bsu YugU — MSGRAGRVEISVHSRAREEVLDITPLVAAALPALGLANGAVLLLCPHTTAALTVNETADPDVRTDVQAGFANLVPDLPFRHAEGNSGAHLRSALLGPSLVLPVAAGRLVLGTWQGIYFCEFDGPRQRQVWAFPLHSQPG, encoded by the coding sequence GTGAGCGGGAGGGCTGGGCGCGTCGAGATCTCCGTTCACAGCAGAGCTCGCGAGGAGGTTCTCGACATCACACCGCTCGTCGCAGCGGCCCTCCCGGCGTTGGGGCTGGCCAACGGCGCTGTCCTCCTCCTCTGTCCCCATACCACCGCTGCACTGACGGTAAATGAGACCGCTGACCCTGACGTACGGACCGACGTGCAAGCCGGGTTTGCGAACCTTGTTCCGGATCTTCCGTTCCGCCATGCCGAGGGCAACTCCGGGGCCCACCTCCGCTCGGCCCTCCTCGGGCCGTCGCTCGTGCTCCCCGTCGCCGCGGGGAGACTCGTTCTCGGGACCTGGCAGGGAATCTACTTCTGCGAGTTCGACGGCCCACGGCAGCGTCAGGTGTGGGCCTTCCCCCTGCACTCCCAGCCGGGATGA
- a CDS encoding Translation elongation factor Tu produces the protein MAKEQFVRTKPHVNIGTIGHIDHGKTTLTAAITKVLGLKGLAKHRSYDEVAKADAKLFRRDATKILTVNVAHVEYETDTRHYAHIDCPGHQDYIKNMITGAAQMDGAILVVSAADGPMPQTREHVVLARQVNVPAIVVFLNKVDLVEDPDLVDLVEIEIRDLLSKYEFPGDKTPIIRGAASKALAASSVDDPAAKPILDLMDAVDSFIPLPKREEDKPFLMPIEDIFSIKGRGTVVTGRVDRGRITPGAEVEIVGLTDEIRKTVATSLEMFNKVLDQAIAGDNVGILLRGIEKDEVERGQVLAAPGSITPHTEFEAQVYVLSKDEGGRHSPFFNGYKPQFYFTTTDVTGEVQLPAGVEMVMPGDNVDKLRCKLMKHIAMSEGLRFAIREGGRTVGAGVVTKIIK, from the coding sequence ATGGCAAAGGAACAATTCGTACGAACGAAGCCGCACGTCAACATCGGCACGATCGGGCACATCGACCACGGGAAGACGACGCTGACCGCGGCGATCACCAAGGTCCTCGGGCTCAAGGGGCTGGCCAAGCACCGGTCCTACGACGAGGTCGCCAAGGCCGACGCGAAGCTGTTCCGCCGCGACGCGACGAAGATCTTGACCGTGAACGTGGCCCACGTCGAGTACGAGACGGATACCCGCCACTACGCGCACATCGACTGTCCGGGGCACCAGGACTACATCAAGAACATGATCACCGGCGCCGCGCAGATGGACGGAGCGATCCTCGTCGTCTCGGCAGCCGATGGACCGATGCCGCAGACCCGGGAGCATGTGGTGCTCGCCCGCCAGGTGAACGTGCCGGCGATTGTCGTCTTCCTCAACAAGGTGGATCTGGTGGAAGACCCTGATCTGGTGGACCTCGTCGAGATCGAGATTCGCGATCTGCTCTCGAAGTACGAGTTCCCCGGCGACAAGACCCCGATCATCCGCGGCGCAGCGTCGAAGGCCCTGGCAGCGAGTTCGGTGGATGACCCCGCTGCGAAGCCCATCCTCGACCTCATGGACGCCGTGGACAGCTTCATCCCGTTGCCGAAGCGAGAAGAGGACAAGCCGTTCTTGATGCCGATCGAAGATATCTTCTCCATCAAGGGCCGCGGTACAGTGGTCACGGGCCGTGTCGACCGGGGCCGGATCACCCCCGGGGCAGAAGTGGAGATCGTGGGATTGACCGACGAGATTCGCAAGACCGTCGCCACGAGCCTCGAGATGTTCAACAAGGTCCTCGACCAGGCGATCGCTGGAGACAACGTGGGCATTCTCCTGCGTGGGATCGAGAAGGACGAGGTGGAGCGTGGACAGGTGCTGGCCGCACCCGGTTCCATCACTCCGCACACGGAGTTCGAGGCGCAGGTGTACGTGCTCTCCAAGGACGAGGGTGGACGCCACAGCCCGTTCTTCAACGGCTACAAACCCCAGTTCTACTTCACGACCACCGATGTGACGGGCGAAGTGCAGCTCCCGGCTGGCGTGGAAATGGTCATGCCGGGCGACAACGTGGACAAGCTTCGCTGCAAGTTGATGAAGCACATCGCGATGTCGGAAGGCCTTCGGTTCGCAATCCGCGAGGGTGGGCGCACCGTCGGCGCGGGCGTGGTGACGAAGATCATCAAGTAA
- a CDS encoding Transcription antitermination protein NusG, which produces MQRKRWYAIQTYAGSELRLKHQLEERVRNLGWEKSFEPLQTGEATEFFFVPVEEVVTSRSGRGRASEYRVPYDYDLLATTNERIQRGDLIARRPPKHLARRAEVISAESLWRVVVETLTHTEIEYLIPQEKGLRRDIRVGEKTRPGLPLTVDSDERYVTEERGQIVARERVKRIVLRYDDGTEETRIIPEAYLHPKVRAGATLEEGTELEREHKIHARASGLVKVKEYKDKREVSVQRIERRRLIPGYVFTKMGLDEEEMFELIRGLERSARFVGSKTRPVPIEGPEILLVQRKAGLVEAPQTEAKAPRVELEFEVGEVIQIVEGPFADFTGEVREIDKEAEEAVVMVKIFGRETPVRISFDGIEKV; this is translated from the coding sequence ATGCAACGAAAGCGCTGGTACGCCATCCAGACGTATGCGGGTTCGGAGCTGCGCCTCAAGCACCAGCTAGAGGAGCGCGTCCGCAACCTGGGATGGGAGAAGTCGTTCGAGCCCCTCCAGACGGGGGAGGCGACGGAGTTCTTCTTCGTCCCGGTCGAAGAGGTCGTCACTTCCCGCTCAGGCCGCGGGCGTGCAAGCGAGTACCGCGTTCCCTACGACTACGACCTGCTCGCCACCACGAATGAGCGTATCCAGCGCGGCGATCTCATTGCCCGCCGCCCGCCGAAGCACCTCGCCCGCCGAGCAGAGGTGATCTCGGCCGAGTCGCTGTGGCGGGTCGTCGTAGAGACCCTAACCCATACCGAGATCGAGTACCTGATCCCGCAGGAGAAGGGCCTGCGCCGTGACATTCGAGTCGGAGAAAAGACCCGCCCCGGGCTTCCCCTCACCGTAGACTCCGATGAGCGCTATGTCACCGAAGAGAGAGGCCAGATCGTGGCCCGCGAGCGCGTGAAGCGCATCGTGCTCCGCTACGATGACGGCACCGAGGAGACCCGGATCATCCCCGAGGCGTACCTTCATCCCAAGGTCCGTGCCGGCGCCACGCTGGAAGAGGGCACAGAACTGGAGCGTGAGCACAAGATCCACGCCCGGGCGTCGGGGCTGGTCAAGGTCAAGGAGTACAAGGACAAGCGCGAGGTATCCGTGCAGCGGATCGAGCGCCGCCGCCTGATCCCAGGCTATGTGTTCACGAAGATGGGCCTCGACGAGGAGGAGATGTTCGAGCTGATCCGCGGCCTGGAGCGATCCGCGCGCTTCGTGGGCAGCAAGACCCGCCCCGTGCCGATTGAGGGCCCGGAGATTCTGCTCGTGCAGCGCAAGGCGGGCCTGGTGGAGGCTCCCCAGACCGAGGCCAAGGCCCCCCGGGTCGAGCTGGAGTTCGAGGTGGGAGAGGTCATTCAGATCGTGGAAGGACCGTTCGCCGATTTCACGGGAGAGGTCCGCGAGATCGACAAGGAAGCGGAAGAGGCAGTGGTGATGGTGAAGATCTTCGGCCGGGAGACGCCGGTCCGCATTTCGTTCGACGGAATCGAGAAGGTGTAA
- a CDS encoding LSU ribosomal protein L11p (L12e): MAKQQVAKIKLQIPAGQANPAPPVGPALGEHKVNIMDFCKKFNEATKGEEPGLIIPVEIAVYQDRSFDLTLKQPPVAVLLRKAAGVDKGSATAKRLRVGRVSMEQVRRIAERKLPDLNTDDLAAAVRMVVGTAENMGLEVVQ; this comes from the coding sequence GTGGCGAAACAACAGGTGGCCAAGATCAAGCTCCAGATCCCGGCCGGGCAGGCCAACCCCGCCCCCCCGGTGGGACCGGCGCTGGGCGAGCACAAGGTCAACATCATGGACTTCTGCAAGAAGTTCAACGAGGCGACGAAGGGCGAGGAGCCTGGCCTGATCATCCCCGTGGAGATCGCGGTCTACCAGGACCGTTCGTTTGACCTCACCCTGAAGCAGCCGCCCGTGGCCGTGCTCCTGCGCAAGGCCGCCGGAGTGGATAAGGGCTCAGCGACGGCAAAGCGGCTCCGGGTTGGACGAGTGAGCATGGAACAGGTGCGCCGGATCGCAGAGCGAAAGCTCCCCGATCTCAACACGGATGACCTGGCAGCCGCAGTGCGGATGGTCGTGGGCACTGCGGAGAACATGGGGCTCGAGGTGGTCCAATGA
- a CDS encoding LSU ribosomal protein L1p (L10Ae), whose product MKRSRSYQSKVALLEREKVYPVREAIDLLKKTATARFPETAEAAIVLGINPAQHQVRGTCPLPHGTGKSVRVLVFARGEKVREAEAAGADYAGGEDLAEKIQKEGWLEFERVVATPDMMSVVGKLGKILGPRGLMPSPKTNTVTMDVGAAVRELKAGMIEFRAERTGIVHAIFGKTDFEPEKLEENLIALVRAVIERKPEGVRGRYIQRVSISATMGPGIRVDEAELVAAAQRKG is encoded by the coding sequence ATGAAGCGGAGCCGGAGTTACCAGTCGAAGGTCGCCCTGCTGGAGCGGGAGAAGGTCTATCCTGTCCGCGAGGCGATCGATCTCCTCAAGAAGACAGCCACCGCCAGATTCCCGGAGACGGCGGAAGCCGCCATCGTGCTCGGCATCAACCCTGCCCAGCATCAGGTTCGGGGAACGTGCCCGTTGCCCCACGGGACCGGCAAGTCGGTGCGGGTGCTCGTGTTCGCCCGCGGAGAGAAGGTACGGGAAGCCGAGGCGGCAGGAGCGGACTACGCCGGCGGCGAGGACCTCGCCGAGAAGATCCAAAAGGAAGGGTGGCTGGAGTTCGAACGGGTCGTCGCCACGCCGGACATGATGTCTGTGGTCGGGAAGCTCGGAAAGATCCTCGGCCCACGCGGCCTCATGCCGTCTCCCAAGACGAACACCGTGACCATGGACGTCGGGGCGGCGGTGCGAGAGCTGAAGGCGGGGATGATCGAGTTCCGCGCCGAGCGAACGGGGATCGTGCACGCCATCTTTGGAAAGACGGACTTCGAGCCGGAGAAGCTCGAAGAGAACCTGATCGCCTTGGTACGCGCCGTGATCGAGCGCAAACCCGAAGGCGTGCGAGGACGGTACATTCAGCGCGTGTCCATCTCCGCGACGATGGGACCGGGGATTCGGGTGGACGAGGCGGAGCTTGTTGCCGCCGCGCAGAGAAAGGGGTGA
- a CDS encoding LSU ribosomal protein L10p (P0), with product MPRQDKVVAVEDLRGKLSRARSVVILDYRGLSGSDITALRRFVRKQGVELRVVKNTLTRIAATEAGLEGFPPTLTGTNALLLGEGDPAVPFRVARECARRYPQVKVKAGVFDSVAVSATEADWYATLPTREELLGRLAGALAGPIRGLAVTLSGVTRKFAVALSEVQKKKEAEG from the coding sequence ATGCCGCGACAGGACAAGGTCGTTGCGGTTGAGGACCTGCGGGGCAAGCTGTCCCGCGCGCGGTCGGTGGTGATCCTCGACTACCGCGGGCTGTCCGGCTCGGACATCACCGCACTCCGTCGGTTCGTCCGCAAGCAGGGCGTCGAGCTCCGGGTGGTGAAGAACACGTTGACCCGCATCGCCGCCACCGAAGCAGGGCTCGAGGGGTTTCCCCCGACCCTCACCGGCACGAACGCGTTGTTGCTGGGAGAAGGCGATCCCGCCGTTCCGTTCCGCGTGGCACGGGAGTGCGCGCGGCGCTATCCCCAGGTGAAGGTCAAGGCGGGGGTGTTCGATAGCGTCGCTGTTTCAGCGACAGAGGCAGACTGGTACGCGACCCTTCCCACGCGGGAGGAGCTCCTGGGACGGCTGGCGGGAGCCCTCGCTGGTCCGATTCGGGGGCTCGCGGTCACCCTTTCCGGGGTCACGCGCAAGTTCGCAGTGGCACTCTCGGAAGTGCAGAAAAAGAAGGAAGCGGAGGGCTAG
- a CDS encoding LSU ribosomal protein L7p/L12p (P1/P2) → MTKEEFIQAIEQMTVKDLAELVSAIEDRFGVSAQVAAPVAVATAAPAADAGGQAKSTVDVVLTNAGQQKIQLIKVVKDITGKGLKECKDLVDKLPAVIKAGVSPEEADDIQKKLVASGAEVELR, encoded by the coding sequence ATGACAAAGGAAGAGTTCATCCAGGCGATCGAGCAGATGACGGTCAAGGATCTCGCCGAGCTTGTGTCGGCGATCGAGGATCGGTTCGGCGTCTCGGCACAGGTTGCGGCCCCGGTGGCCGTGGCCACGGCTGCCCCGGCCGCCGATGCTGGCGGTCAGGCGAAGTCCACGGTAGACGTCGTCCTCACGAACGCCGGGCAGCAGAAGATCCAGCTGATCAAGGTTGTGAAGGACATCACCGGCAAGGGCCTCAAGGAATGCAAGGACCTCGTGGACAAGCTCCCCGCGGTGATCAAGGCCGGCGTGAGCCCGGAGGAAGCCGACGACATCCAGAAGAAGCTCGTCGCCTCCGGTGCCGAGGTCGAGCTGCGCTAG
- a CDS encoding DNA-directed RNA polymerase beta subunit → MTRRGYGRARRWIEPPDLISAQVASYESFLRQGIPAAFAQVSPIRAPNRDGLYIELVEPHLGEPRHDEWECRDKDLTLAVPLKATGRLWEDGRLRQEAELYLAEIPLMTPRGTFVINGTENVLVNELVRSPGVYLTQEEPHVYRAHFLPESGAWLEFDLDTKRWTLRANLDRRGKVPATTLLRAIGLSERDILTQYAVTVPVEDLPDYLASWKRATLAEDISIGDAEWKVGEELSAERATALARAGRAKVRLVHPAIAKSLEEEHEKRITTQEEAARYIYLRFRSGERVTSSQAFEYLNNLYFNPETYRLTPVGRFKVNRKLGLQGDATCLTPQDLFGALNLLLRTMDDPSLVDETDHLANKRVRLPGEQAQMALREGLTRMARIAQDKLSHYDPEDKDALRRIVSARTIQASMNYLFYTGRLSQFLEQTNPLAELTHKRRLSALGSLTARRAKIEIRDVHASHYARICPIETPEGQNIGLITSLALHARVNDYGFLEAPYVVVKDGKVTGEIRYLMADDERQYRIAPATIAIGKDGRIRESRVQVRTGNEDVHFVSPQEVDFVEVAPDIIVGASAALVPFLEHDDANRALMGANMQRQAVPLLRPEAPFVGTGLEGKAARDSGATLLADEDGTVTFADAQRIEVKGKKETKVYRLLNYERSNQDTILHQYPAVRTGDKVKRGDVLADSQSSVNGELALGTNLLVGFLPFEGYNYEDAIVISERLVRENRLDSIHIQEFEVRAEETKLGPEEITADIPNISREALRNLDEHGIVRAGTEVQTGDVLVGKITPRGEAEPTPEERIFRSIFGERMRNFKNTSLRMPPISGTATVIRVKRMSRAAGDELEAGVNELVKVYVAQRRRIAVGDKLAGRHGNKGVIAAVLPDEDMPFLPDGTPLDVVLNPLGVPSRMNLGQIFEANLGWLASLRGETAASPVFDGAHEDEILTDLTQALVEHGLADGTRMDGKVVLRDGRTGEPFQSPITVGVLYLLKLEHIAAEKIHARSTGPYALITQQPLGGKAQFGGQRLGEMEVWALEAYGASSLLQEMLTLKSDDVKGRVQLYKAILRGEDFPRPGIPESFRVLWQELRCLGLSAKAYDKDNRELEIV, encoded by the coding sequence ATGACGCGACGTGGCTACGGAAGGGCCCGGCGGTGGATTGAGCCGCCGGACCTCATTTCTGCCCAGGTAGCATCCTACGAGAGCTTCCTGCGTCAGGGCATCCCCGCAGCGTTTGCCCAAGTGAGCCCGATCCGTGCTCCCAACCGCGACGGGCTGTACATCGAGCTTGTCGAGCCCCATCTGGGGGAGCCGCGCCACGACGAGTGGGAGTGCCGGGACAAGGATCTCACGCTCGCTGTCCCCCTCAAGGCAACAGGGCGCCTGTGGGAGGACGGGCGGTTGCGCCAGGAAGCGGAGCTGTATCTGGCCGAGATCCCGCTGATGACGCCACGGGGAACGTTCGTGATCAACGGAACGGAGAACGTTCTCGTGAACGAGCTCGTCCGCTCTCCGGGGGTCTACCTAACCCAGGAGGAGCCCCACGTGTACCGGGCTCACTTCCTCCCCGAGTCCGGGGCTTGGCTAGAGTTCGATCTGGACACGAAGCGATGGACGTTGCGGGCGAACCTGGACCGGCGTGGCAAGGTTCCCGCCACCACGCTGCTGCGGGCGATCGGCCTCAGCGAGCGAGACATCCTCACCCAGTACGCGGTAACGGTCCCGGTGGAGGACCTCCCGGACTACCTCGCGTCGTGGAAGCGCGCCACCCTCGCCGAGGACATCTCGATCGGGGACGCCGAATGGAAGGTCGGCGAGGAGCTGTCGGCCGAACGCGCCACCGCCCTCGCCCGTGCCGGCCGCGCCAAGGTCCGCCTCGTCCATCCCGCGATCGCCAAGTCGCTCGAAGAAGAGCACGAGAAGCGCATCACGACCCAGGAAGAGGCCGCGCGGTACATCTACTTGCGGTTCCGATCCGGCGAGCGGGTGACTTCGAGCCAAGCGTTCGAGTACCTGAACAACCTGTACTTCAACCCTGAAACGTACCGACTGACGCCGGTTGGGAGGTTCAAGGTGAACCGCAAGCTCGGCCTCCAGGGTGACGCGACGTGCCTCACCCCCCAAGACCTCTTCGGGGCACTCAACCTCCTGCTGCGAACGATGGACGACCCGTCCCTCGTCGACGAGACGGATCATCTCGCCAACAAGCGGGTCCGCCTTCCCGGCGAGCAGGCTCAGATGGCGCTCCGGGAGGGCCTCACGCGCATGGCGCGCATCGCCCAGGACAAGCTCTCTCACTACGACCCGGAGGACAAGGATGCTCTGCGGCGCATCGTCTCGGCACGGACGATTCAGGCGTCGATGAACTACCTCTTCTACACCGGCCGCCTGTCCCAGTTCCTCGAGCAGACGAATCCCCTCGCCGAGCTCACCCACAAACGACGTCTGTCGGCGCTGGGCAGCCTCACCGCGCGGCGGGCGAAGATCGAGATTCGCGACGTGCACGCTTCGCACTACGCCCGGATCTGCCCGATCGAGACACCGGAAGGGCAGAACATCGGTCTGATCACGTCCCTCGCCCTCCACGCCCGCGTCAACGACTACGGCTTTCTCGAGGCTCCGTACGTCGTCGTCAAGGACGGGAAGGTCACGGGGGAGATCCGGTACCTGATGGCCGACGACGAGCGCCAGTACAGGATCGCCCCGGCGACAATCGCCATTGGCAAGGACGGGCGAATTCGCGAGAGCCGCGTCCAGGTACGCACTGGAAACGAGGACGTCCACTTCGTGTCCCCCCAAGAGGTCGACTTCGTCGAGGTCGCCCCGGACATCATCGTCGGCGCGTCCGCGGCGTTGGTCCCGTTCCTCGAGCACGACGACGCGAACCGAGCGCTGATGGGCGCAAACATGCAGCGCCAGGCAGTGCCGCTGTTGCGTCCGGAAGCACCGTTCGTGGGAACCGGCCTTGAGGGCAAGGCCGCGCGCGATTCCGGGGCCACGTTGCTCGCAGACGAGGACGGCACGGTCACCTTTGCCGATGCCCAGCGAATCGAGGTCAAGGGGAAGAAGGAGACGAAGGTCTATCGTCTCCTCAACTACGAGCGCTCGAACCAAGACACGATTCTCCACCAGTACCCAGCGGTGCGGACCGGGGACAAGGTGAAGCGGGGCGATGTGCTCGCGGACTCGCAGTCTTCGGTGAACGGCGAGCTCGCCTTGGGGACGAACCTTCTCGTCGGGTTCTTGCCGTTCGAAGGGTACAACTACGAAGACGCGATCGTCATCTCCGAGCGGTTGGTCCGGGAGAATCGGCTCGACTCGATCCACATCCAGGAGTTCGAGGTTCGCGCCGAGGAGACGAAGCTCGGACCCGAGGAGATCACCGCCGACATTCCCAACATCTCCCGGGAGGCGCTCCGCAACCTGGACGAGCACGGGATCGTCCGTGCAGGAACCGAGGTCCAGACGGGGGACGTGCTCGTGGGCAAGATCACCCCCCGCGGCGAAGCCGAACCCACCCCCGAAGAGCGAATCTTCCGGTCCATCTTCGGGGAGCGGATGCGGAACTTCAAGAACACGTCCCTTCGCATGCCCCCCATCTCCGGGACGGCAACCGTGATCCGGGTGAAGCGAATGTCCCGTGCTGCCGGCGACGAGCTGGAAGCAGGGGTCAACGAGCTGGTGAAGGTCTACGTTGCCCAGCGACGGCGGATCGCGGTGGGCGACAAGCTGGCCGGACGCCACGGCAACAAGGGCGTGATCGCCGCAGTGCTTCCCGATGAGGACATGCCGTTCCTCCCCGATGGGACGCCACTCGACGTGGTGCTCAACCCCCTCGGCGTACCGTCGCGGATGAACCTCGGACAGATCTTCGAGGCGAACCTGGGGTGGCTTGCTTCGCTGCGCGGGGAGACCGCCGCTTCACCGGTGTTCGACGGGGCGCACGAGGACGAGATCCTCACCGACCTCACCCAGGCCCTTGTTGAGCACGGTCTCGCCGACGGAACCCGGATGGACGGCAAAGTGGTGTTGCGGGACGGTCGCACCGGAGAACCCTTCCAGTCGCCCATCACCGTGGGGGTGCTCTACCTCCTGAAGCTTGAGCACATCGCTGCGGAGAAGATCCACGCCCGATCCACGGGTCCCTACGCTCTCATCACGCAGCAGCCGCTCGGCGGGAAGGCGCAGTTCGGCGGGCAGCGGCTGGGGGAAATGGAGGTGTGGGCGCTCGAGGCGTACGGTGCGTCGTCCCTGCTCCAGGAGATGCTGACCCTCAAGTCCGACGACGTGAAGGGACGCGTCCAGCTCTACAAGGCGATCCTTCGGGGAGAGGACTTCCCCCGCCCCGGGATCCCGGAATCGTTCCGCGTCTTGTGGCAGGAGCTGCGCTGCCTCGGGCTGTCCGCCAAGGCCTACGACAAGGACAACCGAGAGCTGGAGATCGTGTGA